TGTTTAGCTGGTCGGCGATTGGTGCGCGCACCACGGAATCACAAACGCACCGTGAAATGGCGTCGGGTCTGTCGATGCCGGTGGGTTTCAAAAACGGCACCGATGGTAGCCTGGCGACGGCGATCAACGCCATGCGTGCGGCGGCGCAGTCACACCGTTTTGTCGGTATTAACCAGGCCGGTCAGGTTGCGCTGCTGCAAACTCAGGGTAACCCGGACGGTCATGTGATCCTGCGCGGCGGCAAAGCGCCTAACTACAGCCCGGCAGACGTCGCGCAATGCGAAAAAGAGATGGAACAGGCGGGACTGCGACCGTCACTGATGGTAGATTGCAGTCATGGTAACTCCAATAAAGATTACCGTCGTCAGCCTGCCGTGGCGGAGTCAGTGGTTGCACAAATTAAAGATGGCAACCGTTCAATCATCGGCCTGATGATTGAAAGTAACATTCACGAAGGCAACCAGTCCTCCGAGCAACCGCGCAGCGAAATGAAGTACGGTGTGTCCGTTACCGATGCCTGCATCAGTTGGGAAATGACGGACGCGTTGCTGCGTGAAATTAACAAAGACTTGAACGGCCAGTTGGCGGCGCGCCAGGCTTAAGAGGTTCGTTATGGTTGCTGAGTTGACCGCGTTACGCGATCAAATTGATGAAGTAGACAAGGCGCTGCTGGATTTGCTGGCGCGCCGTCTGGAACTGGTGGCTGAAGTCGGTGAAGTCAAAAGCCGCTTTGGTCTGCCGATTTACGTACCAGAGCGCGAAGCCTCGATGCTGGCGTCGCGCCGTGCGGAAGCGGAAGCGCTCGGCGTACCACCCGATCTGATTGAGGACGTGCTGCGACGGGTGATGCGTGAGTCCTATTCCAGTGAGAACGATAAAGGGTTTAAGACGCTATGTCCTTCTCTGCGCCCGGTGGTCATTGTCGGCGGGGGCGGGCAGATGGGACGGTTGTTCGAGAAAATGCTCACCCTGTCGGGGTATCAGGTGCGGATCCTCGAACAGCATGATTGGGATCGCGCGCAGGAGATCGTCGCGGATGCCGGCATGGTGATTGTCAGCGTACCGATCCACCTGACGGAATCGGTGATCGGCAAGTTACCGCCGTTGCCGGTTGACTGTATTCTGGTCGATCTGGCTTCAGTGAAAAATGGTCCCTTACAGGCGATGCTGGCGGCGCACGACGGTCCTGTGCTCGGTCTGCACCCGATGTTCGGCCCGGACAGCGGTAGCCTGGCAAAGCAGGTGGTGGTCTGGTGCGACGGGCGCAATCCGGAAGCCTATCAGTGGTTCCTGGAGCAGATTCAGGTCTGGGGTGCGCGACTGCACCGTATCAGCGCCGTCGAGCACGATCAGAACATGGCGTTCATTCAGGCGCTGCGCCACTTTGCCACCTTTGCCTATGGTCTGCATCTGGCGGAAGAAAACGTGCAGCTTGAACAGCTGCTGGCACTTTCTTCACCGATTTACCGTCTTGAACTGGCGATGGTCGGGCGACTGTTCGCCCAGGATCCACAGCTTTACGCCGATATCATCATGTCGTCGGAGAGCAATCTGGCACTGATTAAACGCTACTACAAACGTTTTGGCGAAGCGATTAGCCTGCTGGAGCAGGGGGATAAACAGGCGTTTATCGACAGCTTCCGCAAAGTTGAGCATTGGTTCGGTGACTACGCGAAGCGCTTCCAGAGCGAGAGCCGGACGCTATTGCGCCAGGCGAATGACAGTCGCGCTTGATGCGCGTTGCCGGAAAGAAAAAGCCAGTGTCTACCCACTGGCTTTTTTGTTTTAGCTCGGATCGACGGGTACCACGTTCTCACTGGGATAGCAGCCAAGAACCTTCATGGAGCGGGTAATTTCGCCCAACTCCTTGAGCGCTTTTTGCATCTGTGGGGATTCCAGATTGGCCTGGATATCGAGATAAAACATCTCTTCCCACGGATTGCCGTGTATTGGACGGGACTCCAGTTTAGTCATGATCAAATTGTGATTACGCATCACCAGCAGCGCTTCCACCAGGGCGCCCGCCTGTTGTCCTGTCGCCATCAGCAGCGTGGTTTTCGCCGGCACCTGGTCGGAGACGTTGATCGCTTTACGCGCCAGCACGATAAAGCGAGTGATGTTCTGCGTCTGATTCGCTTCGATACGTTCCAGAACCTGTAATCCATGCAACACGCCACCGGCTTCGCTTCCGAGTGCGGCAACGCGCGGAGAGTTCGCCTGAGCGACCTTTTCCATTGCGGCGGAGGTGCTTTCGGTGTACTCAATTTTCCAGTGCGGATAACGATTAAGAAATTTGCTGCATTGCTGGAACGGCTGCGGATGACTGTATACCGTTTCGATGGTATCCAGGTCTGTTGTTCCGCAAACCAGTACGCAGTGGTCGATAGCGATCGTCATCTCGCCCACAATTGATAACGACGTGTGCTGCAGCAGATCGTAGACATCGTTAATTCCACCGGAGCTGGTATTTTCAATGGGCACGACCGCGTAGTCGGCCTGACCGGTTTCGACCTGATTAAAAATATCAGCGAATTTTGCACAGCCGCTTTCAATAAACTGTTCAAAGTGACGTGCTGCGTATTGGCGTGCCGCGAGATGTGAGTAAGAACCTTTTGGCCCCAGGAACGCCACGCGTGCAGAATGCGGGTTGGTTTTATTCAGATGTTGCTGGAGCAGCGCCTGCTGGGTGAGAACGGAATCTTCGATGATGAGCTGAAAAAGGCGGGTGATGTAGTGCGCATCAAGGTGGTGTGCTTTGCCAAGCGTAATCAGTCTGTCCAGCAGATCGCGCTCGCGGTCGATATCCCGCACCGGGCGATGGGATTCGAGCTTGGCTTTACCGACTTCAACCGCCAGCTCACGTCGCTCGGCCAGTAACGCCAGCAATTTTTCATCCAGCGTGCTGATTTTATCGCGCAGCGCCAGTAATGGGTTTTCCGATGTCATAGTGTTGCCTTTATTGTTATCAATAAAAAAGGCCCCCCGGTGTGGGAGGCCTTATTGTTCGTCTTCGCATTCTTTTTCACACGACGAAAGCCTCCCATTCAGGGGAAGGTAAAAAAGAATGCGAAGAAAAACGGGGTGAGTTTCATATCAGTTTCCTTATGTGATGTGAGTAAAGTACCCGTACTGTTTTCACCCTGTCAACAAAAAACGCGCCCGAAGGCGCGTTGGCGATACACTCAATGTAAGGGACTACTCTTCTTCTGCTTCGACGAAGTTGGCGTCTTTTACTGAAGTTGTTGCACGACGGGCTTCGCCTTTGTGCTGCACTTTATTGAGCTGCCGTTCCAGCTTGTTGATCAAATCGTTAATAGCGGTGTACATATCTTCGTGTTTTGCGCTGGCGACCAGATGTCCGTTCGGTGTATTGATGGTGGCATCAGCAATGAAACCCTGTGGCTCCTTGGACAGAATGATATGTGGATTAATTAGGTGAGTTTGCCATTTTTCAAGTTTGGCGAGACGGTCTGCGACATGTTGGCGAATTGCCGGAGTAATTTCCATTTGTTTACTGGTAATGTTCATTGTCATAAATTTTACCTCTTGTCTTTCCCGTCTTGGTGATCCCAGCATACCGTTCCTAATGTCAAAATGTGTGATTTAAATCACATTATTTTGTCACTTTTTGTCAAGGAAACCTTTTTGTGAGTTATCGCAGGAAGAGGTGATTATTAACTTGAGGAAAGCCAGAAAGCAGGCCATATTTGATGGGTTGCGTCACGCAAAAGTCATCAGCGTTATGACGCGAAAAGAATAAAACAACGGCAGCTTTGAGGCTGCCGTTTTTGCATCTGAAAATCGATCAGGTGTTGCTGCTGTTGGCGGCGATAATCTTCGCCACTTTGTCAGCCTGCGACGTCATCTGCATTTCGCGGTAGGCGTTTTCCATCAGCGGCAGGGCGTCACGCGTTGCCTGCGTATCCGGGAAATCACGCAACATGCCTTCTACACGGTTAACTACGGCAACCCATGCGCCGCGCTTGGTGTAGTAATCCGCAACGGAATACTCATACTTTGCCAGACGATCTTTCAGGAACACCAGACGTTTGGTGGCGTCGGTAGTGTACTGGCTGTTCGGATAACCGCGAACCAGTTTCGAAAAGTCGTTGAACGCAGCTCGCGCATGCTGAGGATCTCGGTCGCTACGATCGACACCAAAGAACCCTTGTAATGCGCTGTCATCTAACGCCATATTGGTCAGGCCACGCATATACATGACATAATCAATGTTAGGATGAGTAGGGTTCAGGCGGATAAAGCGATCGATGGCTGCCTGAGCAAGCGGCAGATCGGCGTTTTTATAGTAGGCGTAGATGAGATCTAACTGCACCTGCTGAGAATAAGGACCAAATGGATAGCGGTTATCCAACGCTTCCAATTGCGTTATTGCCTGTTTCCAGTTACCGTCCTGCAGCTTTTGCTGAGCAGTCGCGTAGATTTCATTAGGCGGATTATCGGGCACCTCTTCCTTTGAACCAGAGCAACCCGCCAAAAACAGGCTCAACGTGGCTGCTGCCACCAGATATTTCATGCGCGTCATGACGTTTTGACTTTCCTCAAAATGTTTTACGGGAGATTCTCTGTTCCTGCTCCCGGTTAAGACCAGCTACAATAGCACACTATATTAAACGGCAAAGCCGTAAAACCCAACGTTAAACGAAGAAGCTGTATATGGCACAACGAGTACAACTCACCGCAACGGTATCCGAAAATCAACTCGGTCAACGCTTAGATCAAGCTTTGGCCGAAATGTTCCCTGATTATTCGCGATCGCGCATAAAAGATTGGATTCTTGATCGGCGCGTGTTGGTCAACGGTAAACTTTGCGACAAACCAAAAGAAAAAGTGTTAGGCGGCGAACTGGTCGCCATCGATGCTGAAATCGATGAAGAAATCCGCTTCGAGCCTCAGGATATCCCACTGGATATCGTTTATGAAGATGATGACATCATTGTTATCAACAAGCCGCGCGATCTGGTTGTCCAC
The DNA window shown above is from Citrobacter farmeri and carries:
- the pheA gene encoding bifunctional chorismate mutase/prephenate dehydratase; the encoded protein is MTSENPLLALRDKISTLDEKLLALLAERRELAVEVGKAKLESHRPVRDIDRERDLLDRLITLGKAHHLDAHYITRLFQLIIEDSVLTQQALLQQHLNKTNPHSARVAFLGPKGSYSHLAARQYAARHFEQFIESGCAKFADIFNQVETGQADYAVVPIENTSSGGINDVYDLLQHTSLSIVGEMTIAIDHCVLVCGTTDLDTIETVYSHPQPFQQCSKFLNRYPHWKIEYTESTSAAMEKVAQANSPRVAALGSEAGGVLHGLQVLERIEANQTQNITRFIVLARKAINVSDQVPAKTTLLMATGQQAGALVEALLVMRNHNLIMTKLESRPIHGNPWEEMFYLDIQANLESPQMQKALKELGEITRSMKVLGCYPSENVVPVDPS
- the bamD gene encoding outer membrane protein assembly factor BamD is translated as MTRMKYLVAAATLSLFLAGCSGSKEEVPDNPPNEIYATAQQKLQDGNWKQAITQLEALDNRYPFGPYSQQVQLDLIYAYYKNADLPLAQAAIDRFIRLNPTHPNIDYVMYMRGLTNMALDDSALQGFFGVDRSDRDPQHARAAFNDFSKLVRGYPNSQYTTDATKRLVFLKDRLAKYEYSVADYYTKRGAWVAVVNRVEGMLRDFPDTQATRDALPLMENAYREMQMTSQADKVAKIIAANSSNT
- the aroF gene encoding 3-deoxy-7-phosphoheptulonate synthase AroF; the encoded protein is MQKDALNNVHITDEQVLMTPEQLKAEFPLSLAQEAQIAQSRKTISDIIAGRDPRLLVVCGPCSIHDPETALEYARRFKALAAEVSDSLYLVMRVYFEKPRTTVGWKGLINDPHMDGSFDVEAGLKIARQLLLELVNMGLPLATEALDPNSPQYLGDLFSWSAIGARTTESQTHREMASGLSMPVGFKNGTDGSLATAINAMRAAAQSHRFVGINQAGQVALLQTQGNPDGHVILRGGKAPNYSPADVAQCEKEMEQAGLRPSLMVDCSHGNSNKDYRRQPAVAESVVAQIKDGNRSIIGLMIESNIHEGNQSSEQPRSEMKYGVSVTDACISWEMTDALLREINKDLNGQLAARQA
- the tyrA gene encoding bifunctional chorismate mutase/prephenate dehydrogenase, which codes for MVAELTALRDQIDEVDKALLDLLARRLELVAEVGEVKSRFGLPIYVPEREASMLASRRAEAEALGVPPDLIEDVLRRVMRESYSSENDKGFKTLCPSLRPVVIVGGGGQMGRLFEKMLTLSGYQVRILEQHDWDRAQEIVADAGMVIVSVPIHLTESVIGKLPPLPVDCILVDLASVKNGPLQAMLAAHDGPVLGLHPMFGPDSGSLAKQVVVWCDGRNPEAYQWFLEQIQVWGARLHRISAVEHDQNMAFIQALRHFATFAYGLHLAEENVQLEQLLALSSPIYRLELAMVGRLFAQDPQLYADIIMSSESNLALIKRYYKRFGEAISLLEQGDKQAFIDSFRKVEHWFGDYAKRFQSESRTLLRQANDSRA
- the raiA gene encoding ribosome-associated translation inhibitor RaiA, translating into MTMNITSKQMEITPAIRQHVADRLAKLEKWQTHLINPHIILSKEPQGFIADATINTPNGHLVASAKHEDMYTAINDLINKLERQLNKVQHKGEARRATTSVKDANFVEAEEE
- the pheL gene encoding pheA operon leader peptide PheL; translated protein: MKLTPFFFAFFFTFP